The following are encoded in a window of Citrobacter freundii genomic DNA:
- the dacA gene encoding D-alanyl-D-alanine carboxypeptidase DacA: MKTTFSARFVQRIALTAALCAASLSAAHADDLNIKTMIPGVPQIDAESYILIDYNSGKVLAEQNADTRRDPASLTKMMTSYVIGQAMKAGKFKETDLVTVGNDAWATGNPVFKGSSLMFLKPGMQVPVSQLIRGINLQSGNDACVAMADFAAGSQDAFVGLMNSYVNALGLKNTHFQTVHGLDAEGQYSSARDMALIGQALIRDVPNEYSIYREKEFTFNGIRQLNRNGLLWDNSLNVDGIKTGHTDKAGYNLVASATEGQMRLISAVMGGRTYKGRETESKKLLTWGFRFFETVNPLKVGKEFASEPAWFGNTDRASLGVDKDVYLTIPRGRMKDLKASYVLNTTELHAPLQKNQVVGTINFQLDGKTIEQRPLVVLQEIPEGNFFGKIIDYIKLMFHHWFG; encoded by the coding sequence ATGAAGACCACTTTTTCCGCTCGTTTCGTGCAGCGCATCGCGCTCACCGCGGCTCTCTGCGCAGCCTCTCTCTCTGCTGCCCATGCCGATGACCTGAATATTAAAACCATGATCCCGGGCGTTCCGCAGATCGACGCGGAGTCCTATATCCTGATTGATTACAATTCAGGAAAGGTTCTGGCCGAACAGAATGCGGACACTCGCCGCGACCCCGCCAGCCTGACCAAAATGATGACCAGCTATGTCATCGGTCAGGCCATGAAAGCCGGGAAATTCAAAGAAACCGATTTGGTCACCGTGGGCAATGACGCGTGGGCTACCGGTAACCCGGTGTTTAAAGGTTCATCGCTGATGTTTCTGAAACCGGGAATGCAGGTTCCCGTTTCACAATTGATCCGTGGTATTAACCTGCAATCCGGCAACGACGCTTGCGTGGCAATGGCTGACTTTGCTGCCGGTAGTCAGGATGCTTTCGTCGGCCTGATGAACAGCTATGTGAATGCGCTGGGACTGAAAAACACTCACTTCCAGACCGTCCACGGTCTGGATGCTGAAGGTCAGTACAGCTCAGCACGTGACATGGCGTTGATTGGTCAGGCGCTGATTCGCGACGTGCCTAACGAATACTCTATCTACCGAGAAAAAGAGTTCACTTTCAACGGCATTCGTCAGTTAAACCGTAACGGCCTGCTGTGGGATAACAGCCTGAATGTTGACGGGATTAAAACCGGTCACACCGATAAAGCGGGCTATAACCTGGTGGCATCCGCAACCGAAGGTCAGATGCGTCTGATCTCTGCCGTCATGGGCGGTCGTACCTATAAAGGTCGTGAAACCGAAAGCAAAAAGCTGCTGACCTGGGGCTTCCGTTTCTTTGAAACCGTGAACCCACTGAAGGTCGGCAAAGAATTTGCCTCTGAACCGGCCTGGTTTGGTAATACCGATCGTGCCTCGTTAGGTGTTGATAAAGATGTCTACCTGACCATTCCGCGCGGCCGTATGAAAGATCTGAAAGCGAGCTATGTGCTGAACACCACTGAACTGCACGCGCCGCTGCAGAAAAACCAGGTTGTCGGCACCATCAATTTCCAGCTCGATGGCAAAACCATTGAACAGCGCCCGCTGGTGGTCCTGCAGGAAATCCCTGAAGGCAACTTCTTTGGTAAAATCATTGATTACATTAAATTAATGTTTCATCACTGGTTTGGCTAA
- the lipB gene encoding lipoyl(octanoyl) transferase LipB → MYQDKILVRQLGLQPYEPVSQAMHEFTDTRDENSHDEIWLVEHYPVFTQGQAGKAEHVLVPGDIPVIQSDRGGQVTYHGPGQQVMYVLLNLKRRKLGVRELVTLLELTVVNTLAEMGIDAHPRADAPGVYVGEKKICSLGLRIRRGCSFHGLALNVDMDLSPFLRINPCGYAGMEMAKVSQWDSHATTESVRPRLLANILALLGNPPHEYVAD, encoded by the coding sequence TTGTATCAGGATAAAATTCTTGTCCGCCAGCTCGGTCTTCAGCCTTACGAGCCCGTCTCTCAGGCCATGCACGAATTCACCGATACCCGCGATGAAAACAGTCATGATGAAATCTGGCTGGTAGAGCATTATCCGGTCTTCACTCAGGGGCAGGCAGGCAAAGCAGAACACGTTCTGGTGCCGGGTGATATCCCCGTTATTCAGAGCGATCGTGGCGGTCAGGTAACGTACCACGGCCCAGGGCAACAGGTGATGTATGTCCTGTTGAACCTCAAACGCCGAAAACTGGGCGTTCGCGAACTGGTCACGTTGCTGGAACTAACCGTGGTAAACACGCTTGCAGAAATGGGTATCGATGCACACCCACGAGCCGATGCGCCAGGCGTTTACGTCGGTGAAAAGAAAATCTGTTCGTTAGGGTTACGGATTCGTAGAGGATGTTCATTCCATGGCTTAGCGCTTAACGTGGATATGGATTTGTCGCCTTTCCTGCGCATCAACCCTTGCGGCTACGCCGGAATGGAGATGGCGAAAGTTTCACAGTGGGACAGTCATGCCACCACCGAAAGCGTTCGTCCTCGTTTGCTGGCAAACATATTAGCGCTACTCGGTAACCCACCACACGAGTACGTCGCAGACTAA
- the ybeD gene encoding DUF493 family protein YbeD, with amino-acid sequence MKTKLNELLEFPTPFTYKVMGQALPELVDQVVEVVQRHAPGDYSPTVKPSSKGNYHSVSITITATHIEQVETLYEELGNIDIVRMVL; translated from the coding sequence ATGAAAACCAAACTTAACGAACTGCTTGAATTCCCTACTCCATTTACTTACAAAGTAATGGGGCAGGCGTTGCCGGAGTTGGTTGATCAGGTGGTTGAAGTGGTACAGCGCCATGCGCCAGGTGATTACTCTCCAACAGTAAAACCGAGCAGCAAAGGCAACTACCACTCGGTCTCTATCACCATCACTGCTACGCACATTGAGCAGGTTGAAACCCTGTACGAAGAATTAGGCAACATCGACATCGTACGTATGGTGCTGTAA